The nucleotide sequence ACTCTAGTTGCACTGCAATAAACGTACTAAAAATTATTTCTTACCTTTTGTGGGAGTGGCGGCTCCGGGCTTAGGTTGTTTGGCTCCATATTTGGAACGACCTTGCTTGCGGTCTTTAACTCCGGCGGTATCAAGCGTACCCCGGATAATGTGGTAGCGAACCCCTGGTAAGTCTTTGACCCGGCCACCTCGAATCATCACAACGGAATGTTCTTGGAGGTTGTGACCAATACCCGGAATGTAGGCAGTGACTTCAAACCCAGAAGTTAAGCGTACCCGAGCTACTTTCCGCAGGGCCGAGTTGGGCTTTTTGGGGGTAGTGGTATAAACACGGGTGCAAACGCCGCGCCGTTGGGGGCAGCTTTTTAGGGCTGGGGACTTAGTTTTCTTTTTTAGAAGTTCACGCTCTTGGCGGATTAACTGCTGAATAGTGGGCATTGGGTATGATAATTCCGTGATGCAAATATTTCACCGACCTCTTAGTGTAGCGAGTTTGGGGGGGCGGTGTCAAACTATTGGCAGAATTTCTTGGGCAGTTGGGGTTAAAGCTGGCGATCAAGTCCTGACAATGGGCTGTGATGATTTTCAAAGTTTTGGGCGGAGATTGGGGAGAAAAGTCTAAAATTAATGTGGTAGAAAATTTGTTTGAGACTAATATTTTATTAACCATTGCCCCCTATCTTAGGGGTTTATTGCGTTTGTATGGTTTTTTACGGCAGCTTTAGTGACTTTTAATGTCCCAGTATCGTCCATTGGGCCTGGTGGGGCAGGGGCAGTATGGTCAGGTGTATTTAGCCTATAGTCCATTGCAGCGGGGCCTGGTGGCATTGAAGGCATTGCATCCACAACGGTTTCCGACCCGGAATTTTTTGCGAGAACTCCGGTTTTTGCTGGGCTTTAATCATCCCCAAGTGGTGCGCTGTCATACCTTGGATTATTGGCAGGGGCGGCGTTGTTTGGTCATGGACTATGGGGAAGGGGGAACCCTGCGGGGATTATTGGAGCAAGAGCGGCATTTACCTCTGTTATTGGCGTTGGAGTTAACGGCGGAGGTTTTGGCTGGATTGCAATATATTCATGGACAGGGAATTATCCACTGTGATATTAAGCCAGAGAACATCTTACTACGGTTAACGCGCCAGGCCTGGCGGGCCCAGATTTCGGATTTGGGGGTAGCCCGGATTGAGGCGGAGGTGGAAAGTGCTGGGCATACGGGTTCTCCGGCCTATATGGCTCCGGAGCGGTTTTATGGAAAATATTCACCCACCTCTGATTTGTATGCTGTCGGAATTTTGTTGTTTGAGATGATGACTGGGGAGCGACCCTTTCGAGGGACTCCGGTAGAGTTGATGAGTGCCCATTTAAGCCAATCCCCAGAAATTTCCCCAGGCCTGCCATTTCTAGTCCAAACTCTTCTGCGTAAAGCCTTAAGTAAATTGCCTCAAAAACGCTATCAAACTGCCGCTGAAATGTCTCGGGCCGTGAAGTTAGCCCATGATGTTTTGTTGGCTGAGGGAAAGCAATTTTATCCCTTGTTTCCAAAATCAGCCACTTGGTTCCAGGCCTGGCAATCCCGGACTACTTATCCTCTTGATCACCCTTTAACAGAGCTAATTGCTGTGGAAGAGGCCGCCTATGGAATTTGTGACCACCAGATTTTCCAGTTCTCAGTTGATGGCAGTCCCAGAAGCAGCATGGCGATCCAGGCCCCGGCGAAGAAACTCTACGCCAGCCAGGTTAACTACTATTACCGGGATGCTGTAGGTCATCTTTATCTGGGAGAGCAATCAGCTTCCGCTTTGATTCCACTGGGACATCCTGAACATCATGAGAATTATGTCTTGGGGATTGAAGCCCAGGGAAAATGGCTTGTCCAGGCCCCAGCGGACTTATCTCAGCCCCTAGAGATCATGCATTGGCCCAGAGGGACAGTTTATACCTGTGCATTACTGAATCCTGAGTTGAGTCGTTTACAACATTTAATTTCGGTGAACGCTCGCTATGGCCTGGCTGTGGTGGGCGTTAGTAAGGGGCAACAAACCCAACTCCATCTCTTTAATCGCCGTGGACAAGCCCTTCTGATGACTGGATTACCCTTTCGGATCAGGCAGGTAACCCAGTCCCGCAGAGATCCTTGGCAATTTTTGGCTTTAACCCCTGACCAACCCCAGGCTCTAATTCTGCTGCGGCTCAAACCTTGGCAAGTTCAACGGCTGACCTTAAGCTTCTCTCCCCGGTGGATAACCGCAACCCCCTGGGGCTATGCCGTAGCGGATCAGGAGCGAGTTGTCGGTCTTTCGGAAACTGGGGAGTTGTTGGGAGGAATTGCGGTCAAAGACGAACTGACAGGAATAGCCCTGGGTGGGGATAGGGGCTTGTGGTTAGCTAGTTGGGATGGAGAAAAGGGCAAGCTGGAGTGGGTCGAGTTTAGTGCCATGGGCCTGGATTTAATCTTTTAGAAATTGCTAGGGCCTCTCATCAATGAGCAGGGTTGACAAAATTAACAAAAAGCAGAGACGAAAGCTAGGCAACCGAGCATTTCCTAACCTCCCAATCAGGGCTATGGCTGGGTCAGGCTAATCCTTAGTCATCTTCGTAGTCGTCCTCATCTCCATCCTCTTCGTACTCATCGTCATCAGATTCTGCGCTATCAGAGGGTAAAAGACGACCAGCCAATTGATCATCAATCAACAGGTTGGCATCATCTAAAAGAGGATAGGTGGGCGGTTCCGGGAGGAGAGTTTCCAGTTCATCTTCATCAGAACTGGCCAGGGTATAGGGGCGATTTTTCCGCTCTTCTACTAAGCGATTGACATCGTCCTCATAGTCCCGATCCAGATCGACACCAAAAGTATCCTCGTAGATGTTGAACCCGGTTCCGGCTGGAATCAACCGCCCAATAATCACGTTTTCCTTCAAGCCCCGCAGCCAATCAGATTTCCCTTCAATTGCCGCTTCCGTGAGAACGCGAGTGGTTTCTTGGAAACTAGCAGCGGAGATAAAGCTATCGGTATTGAGGGAGGCTTTAGTAATCCCCAAAAGGATGGGGGTGTATTGGGCCGGTGCGCCGCCAGTGACAGACATGGGAATATTAGATTCCTCGGCCTGGCGTAAATCCATCATTTCACCGGGTAAGGAAACCGTATCCCCCCCATCGTCAATCCTGACCTTAGAAGTCATTTGGCGCACGACCACCTCAATGTGTTTGTCGGAAATCTCAATCCCTTGGGTTAAGTAGACCGACTGAACTTCATTGACTAAAAAGGTTTGTACCCTTTGCAGGGCCGCTTGGGCCGCATCTAAAAGCGTAATTTCTTGATCATCTAGCTTATTGAGATCTGCTTTTAACTGCTCATGACCTTGGGGACCCTTGTAGTACTCAAAGTAAATACTCAAGATGTCATGGGGGTCACTGGGGCCGTCTGTGAGGGGATCACCCACATCAACGGTCTGACCATCAGCAACAATCGCACTCTGACCTGGCATGACTGGGTAATCTTGAATTGTGCCATCCCCTTCATCCACTTTGATTTCGACACTGTCATCATCGTTGTAAATGACCCGGCAAATTCCCGGCCGGATGGCTAAGGCACATTTTTCCTTGGGATGCCGCCCTTCTAAAAGTTCTTCAATCCGGGGGAGCCCTTGGATGATGTCTCCGGTTTTGGCCCGCTCAAACACTAACAGAGCTAAGTTGTCCCCCCGTTGCACCAAATCCCCATCATCAATTTGCAGGACTGCACCAGGGGAAACCAGGTAGGGACGGGCGATGCGCAGGATTACTTCCCCCCCCTTAACCGCAATCACTTCCCCCGTTTCAGGGGCGATTACTCCGATAGCCACGTCTTCCCCAGCCCGGAGCAAATCACCCACGGCCACGGTTGGTTCCCCTTTGATGGGAATTGCCAGACGATCGGCTTCTGTGATAACTAGGATGCGGCGGACTAATTCACCACTGCGGAGAATACCCTGAACCTCGCCCCCTTGCTTAGCCCTGATTTCAGTCCGGGCTACAACGGCACCCGGTTTGATTTCTTCACCGTCCTGAACAAGGATGCTGGTGTGGGTACTTCCTTGGGTCTGATCGGCGGCCATATCCCGGCGAATCACCAGAGATTCCAAAATGACTAATTGTAGCCGTTGAATGTCGGAATCACTCTGGTCGTTGACCACTTCAATATCCGCAGCCAGTTGTGGGGCCTCTGTGCCAATTTCCAAGATTAATTGAGTTCGGAGTAAATCTACCCCCTCCACTGACCGTACCCGTTCATCATGTTTGAATGGTAACCGTTGCACAGCCCGCAAGCGAATCAATTGCCCAGAGGCATCACTGGACTCTTGGCTAGGAATCGAAGGCTCATCTGGAACGGCATATTCAACCACTGGCCGCAACAAGAGGGCCGGGCCGTCTGGGCCATCTTCCAGAAACTCTTGATAGCGCAATTCTGTGACCTCCAGACCAGGCATGACTTCTTGGCCAGGCTGAGTCAGACTGCCGCTTTGGGTCCGCGCCACTTCTGGGTCGTCAATAAGATGGAGATCACCGGGTTTGATGATAATTTCCCGGAGAATGTCATTTTTCTGGACAACTTCGACAACGCCGCTACTTTGACAGAAGATATCTTTAACAACCTCAGTCCCGGCTTCGACAAACTGGCCGTCTTCCACTAGAAGGAGGGAAATATCTTTATTAACCTCATGGGTTTCTTCCGGAATCCAGAGCAATGTGCCGCCTTGGATGACTTCAAAGCCCTGTTTAGCCTTGCCTTTTTTAGAAACCTCTACGCCCGCATACTTGAGGATGCCTCCGGTTTGTGTCCGGTAGTGATCATCAATCAGTTCGGCCACCACTTGGCTGTTGATCACCTTAGTTCCAGGGGCAGCGGTGATGGAAAACTTTTGACCGGCCTGGGTTTCCAGGACATAATGCTCGCGCCCCTGATAGGTTTCTTTGATCACTTGGGCTTTGTCAAGTAGTACAGAAGCGGTAATGATTTCAACTTCCCGCCCCCCTTTGCCTTCTGTTTGTTCGGGTAAACGCACGACCCCGCCATGCTCGGTAACAATCCGGGTTTCCGCTAAGACCGAATCCGCCTCAATGCGATCACCGTTGTTGACATCGGGAATTGCCCCTGGCGGTAAGTTATAGACCTCCCCAGACAGTACCCAAATTAATCCCCCCTTGGGAGCAACCCGGGTCATGATGCCTTGGCGATCTCGTTTTTCTTCAGGTTCCAAGTTAACGAATTTCACCTGACCCGCTAGATCGGAGGCGACATCCTTCGTGACCTTTTCCGTTGATTTACGGGTAGTACGACCGGCCTGAGCGACTTCTGCTAAAAGTTGACCAACTTTAACTTTTGCTCCATCTTTGGCCAACAGAATTGAGCCTTGGATGACTTCATATTCCTGCTGGGTCTTGTCTCCGGTCAGCAGTAATGTACCGTTGGTTTCAACCAAAAAGGCATCATCTCCGTGGCGTGTCCGAAACGGCCGGGCCCGCAAACCCGCTTTATATTTAACTGTGCCGACAAAGGGGGCGCGCTCTTGACGAGCAACTTCTCCGGTAAACACCCCGCCTGTGTGGAATGTCCGCATTGTTAGCTGGGTTCCCGGTTCACCAATGGACTGGGCCGCAATAATTCCAACGGCTTCCCCCATATCCACCAGTTGAGCATGGGCCAAGCTCCAGCCATAGCACTTCTGACAGACGGAACGGGCGGCATCACAGGTTAAGGGGGAGCGAACTACCACTTCTTCCACGCCAGCGGCTGCAATTTGTTGGGCGATTTCAGCTGAGACGGGTTGATTTTTCTCGACTATCACGGCCTGGGTACGCGGATCAATCACATCTACTAAGGGCATCCGGCCCAAGAGTCGATCTTCGAGCTTGAGAACTTTGTCCCCAACGGTCATACTGCGTAGGGGTAAACCGCGCTGCGTGCCACAGTCCTCTTCTCGAATAATCACATCCTGGGAAACATCCACTAATCGCCGGGTTAGGTAGCCAGAGTCGGCTGTCCGTAAAGCTGTATCGACCAGCCCCTTGCGTGCTCCATAGGAGGAAATGATATATTCCGTAACCGTCAGTCCTTCTCGGAAGTTGGTCTTAATCGGTAAGTCAATAATTTCCCCTTGGGGATTGGCCATCAAACCCCGCATTCCCACCAACTGCCGTACCTGGGATAAATTCCCCCTCGCCCCAGAGAAGGCCATCATGTAAACGGAATTCAGAACATCAGTTTCTTGGAAGTGTTTGACGACTTCGTTCTTGAGTTCCTCGTTGGTGGTATTCCAGGTGTCAATTACCTTTTGGAATCGCTCGACCTCCGTAATTTCACCCCGGGAGTAACGCTCTTGGGCAGATTTAATTTCCTTCTCAGCAGATTGGAGAAGTTCCTGTTTTTTGGGCGGAACTAACAAATCATCCACACTGATGGAAACCCCGGCTCGGGTCGCATAGCGAAAGCCCAGGTCTTTGATTTTGTCAGCCATTTCGGCTGTCCGGGCGGTGCCACAGTGGCTAAAGGCCCAGGAAATCAGATTGCGGAGGCCTTTTTTATCAATGATTTTGTTGAAGAAAACAGGTTTGGTTTGGGCAGTCGGGCTGGTCATGCAACATCTCCAAGTAATCGCGGATTTAGCTGGCAAGGCTTTCTTGAATGGTTTGGTTGTAAATAATTCGGCCGGGGGTTGTCCGAATATATTGGGTAATTAGATTTCCGGCGGCATCTAAACGGCGTTTCCGCAGCTGATAGGTTTCTAGGGTTGTGCCATCGGATTGCGTCACAATTTCTGGTTGGGAGCGATCACCATCCTCCACCGGCCCGTCAAAGCGAACCCAGACATAGGCATGGAGATCGAGTTGCTGCTCCTGGTAGGCCATGACCACGTCATTAAAGTTAGCAAAGTAGCGATCTTCCGCCACCAGTTTCGGATTTTCGGCCGTGAGGTAATAGCAACCCAAAACCATATCTTGGCTGGGAGTAACGATGGGTTTACCTGTAGCTGGAGAAAGAATGTTATTAGAAGCCAACATCAACAACCGGGCCTCGGCCTGGGCTTCGATGGAGAGGGGCACGTGTACTGCCATTTGGTCCCCATCAAAGTCAGCATTAAAGGCTGGACACACCAGAGGATGTAGTTGAATCGCCCGCCCTTCGACGAGGATCGGCTCAAAGGCCTGGATGCCTAAACGGTGTAAGGTTGGAGCCCGGTTGAGCATAACGGGATGCCCATCAATCACATCTTCCAGCACGTCCCAAATAACCGGATCATTCCGCAGGATCAGGCGTTTGGCTGCTTTGATATTATTGACAATCCCTTGGCGAATCAGACGGTGAATCACGAAGGGTTGGAATAACTCAATCGCCATTTCCCGCGGTAAGCCGCATTGGTGCATTTTTAGCTTGGGGCCAACCACAATCACGGAACGACCCGAATAGTCCACCCGTTTACCCAGAAGGTTTTGCCGGAATCGGCCTTGTTTCCCTTCGATAATGTCCGAAAGAGACTTTAAGGGCCGATTATTAGCACCGACAACTGTGCGACCACGACGGCCGTTATCCACAAGGGCATCAACAGCTTCCTGGAGCATCCGTTTTTCATTGCGGACGATAATCTCAGGCGCAAGGATTTCCTGTAAGCGGGCCAAACGGTTATTGCGGTTGATGACTCGCCGATAGAGATCGTTTAAGTCAGAGGTCGCAAACCGGCCGCCATCTAGTTGCACCATTGGGCGTAGGTCTGGAGGAATAACAGGAATCACTTCCAAAACCATCCAATCCGGCCGACTGCCTGTGGCAATGAAGTTATCAATCACCCGTAAGCGCTTGATCAACTTAGCTCGCTTTTGCCCCTTGGATGCTGCAATTTCTTCCCGGAGTTGTTCCGCTTCGGTGGGCAAATCCAAGTCTTGAAGTAGCCGTTGAATCGCCTCAGCCCCAATCCCGACTTCAATGTCAACGAGTTGGGAATCTTCACTGTAAATTTGCTCCTCGATTTCTTGCCACTGCTCTTCTGTGAGAAGTTGCTTGTAGCTTAGGCCATCGTGATTACCTGGGTTGAGAACCACATAGGAGTTGAAGTAAACAATTTGTTCAACATCCCGCAGTGGAATATCCAACAGAATCGCCATGTAGCTTGGAATCCCTTTGAGATACCAAACATGGGTGACTGGGGCCGCCAACTTGATATAGCCCATCCGATGCCGCCGCACCCGCGATTCGGTCACTTCTACGCCGCACCGTTCACAGACAATACCCCGATGGCGAACCCGTTTATATTTGCCACAGTGACATTCCCAATCTTTGGCTGGACCAAAAATTCGCTCACAGAACAAACCATCCATTTCTGGCTTGAGAGTTCGGTAGTTAATGGTTTCGGGCTTGGTGACTTCCCCGACCACCTGGCCATTGGGTAAAGTCCGTTGTCCCCATTTGGTAATCCGATCCGGGGAGGCAAGGGCAACTTTTACATAGTCAAACCGTTGTTCCAGCCTAGGCATAGGGTCAAAAACCTCTTGGTTGCGAGTAATCAAGTGAATCTTCAGAAATCAAAATGGAATGTGTTGAGTCGGATGGCTAGCCAGAAAAGATATTAGACCTCGCTTTCATCTAAATCTTCGGCATTCAAGGACTCATAAGTTGGCCGTGCTGGGGCCCGACGTTGCATCACATCAGCCATGAGGTCGACTTCAGGATCAACTTTGACAGTGGTAAAGTCATCATCTCCAGCAGTCGCCACTTTCTTGACGGAAATATCCAAACAGAGGGATTGCAGTTCTCGCATTAGCACCTTGAAGGATTCCGGTGTCCCAGGCCTGGGGATAGATTGCCCCTTAACAATGGCATTGAGAGCCTCATTCCGCCCCTGCATATCGTCAGATTTAACGGTAAGCAGTTCTTGGAGAATATAGGCGGCCCCATAAGCTTCTAAGGCCCAGACTTCCATTTCTCCAAACCGCTGACCACCCTGCTGGGCTTTTCCGCCTAGAGGCTGCTGAGTCACCAAAGAGTAGGGGCCGGTAGAGCGAGCATGAATCTTGTCATCCACCAAGTGAACCAGTTTCAGCATATAGGCCATTCCAACCGTAATTGGTCGGTCAAAAGGTTCCCCCGTGCGGCCGTCAAAGACTTGGAGCTTACCGGGGTTTTCGGGATCAAAGACCCAATCATGACCCGTTGCTTCCCGGGCCTGGCGCAGTTTTTCGTGGACTGTTTCTCGAGACTTCTCCAGGCCATGCATTTCATCAAAAGGCGTAATCTTGAAGCGCATCCCCAGATTTTGGCCAGCCCAGCCCAAAAGACATTCGTAGACCTGGCCAACATTCATCCGGGAGGGGACACCCAGAGGATTGAGGACAATGTCAACGGGCGTGCCATCGGGTAAAAAGGGCATATCCTCAGCCGGGAGAATCCGGGAAATAATTCCCTTATTCCCATGCCGCCCGGCCATTTTATCGCCGACTTGGATTTTCCGTTTTTGAGCCACATAAACCCGCACGACCATATTGGCCCCCGGTGGTAACTCATCCCCTTGTTCACGGGTAAAGACCCGCACATCCACGACCCGACCCCGCTCACCGTTAGGAACTCGTAAGGAGTTATCCCGCACATCACGGGCTTTTTCCCCAAAGATGGCTCGCAAAAGTTTTTCTTCCGGTGGCTGATCAGACTCCCCTTTCGGGGTAACTTTCCCAACCAGAATATCACCGGACTCGACGTAAGCCCCCACACGGATAATGCCGGTCTCGTTGAGTTGTCGTAAAGAATCCTCAGAGACGTTGGGAACTTCTCGGGTAATTTCTTCCGGCCCGAGCTTGGTTTGGCGGGCTTCAATTTCGTACTTCTCGACGTGAATGGAGGTGTAGATATCCTCTTGGACCAACCGCTCGCTAATTAAAATTGCATCTTCATAGTTATAGCCTTCCCAGGGCATATAGGCGACCATGATATTTTGTCCAAGGGCCAGTTCACCCCCTTCAGTCGCTGAACCATCGGCAATCACCTGCCCGGCCTTCACCTGATCACCAGCAAACACCAGTGGGCGTTGATTCAGACAGGTATCTTGGTTGGAACGATGGTATTTTTGCAAATAGTAGCTAATTTCCTGGCCTTGGGGAGAGCGAACTTTAATCAAGTTGGCGGCCACATAGGTCACTTCCCCGTCAGTCCGACTAAGGATAACCATCCCAGAATCGCGGGCGGCCTGGGATTCAAGTCCAGTTCCCACGAGTGGTCGGGTCGAGCGTAACAGTGGCACGGCCTGGCGTTGCATGTTTGAACCCATCAGGGCCCGGTTCGCATCATCGTGTTCCAGGAATGGAATTAACGAAGTCGCCACAGAAATAATCTGAACCGGCGACACCGCCACGAAATCCACCTGATCCGGGGTTGTAGTCGTGAAATCTTGCCGATAACGGACGGGAACAACTTCACCGAGAATATAGCCCTGTTCATCCGTGGGAATATCACCCGGTGCAACCCGCTTATCATCTTCTTCATCGGCGGTCATGTAAAGCGGGGCCTGTTCTTTGAGAACTTTACCATCTTTGACTGGATAAAAAGGCGTTTCAATAAAGCCATACTCATTAACGCGGGCATGAGTTGCCAAGGAACCAATCAACCCGGCATTGGGCCCCTCTGGGGTTTCAATGGGACAAATTCGTCCATAGTGGCTGGGGTGAATATCCCGGACAGCAAACCCAGCCCGTTCCCGAGTCAAACCCCCAGGCCCTAAGGCACTTAAGCGGCGTTTATGGGTCAGTTCTGCCAAGGGATTCGTTTGATCCATGAATTGGGATAACTGGCTTGAGCCGAAAAATTCCTTAATCGCCGCAACTAAGGGTTTGGGGTTCACTAAGGAAGCTGGACTGAGGTTGTCCGTATCTGAAACGGTCATCCGTTCCCGAATAATCCGCTCAAGGCGATTGAGACCTACCCGGACTTGGTTCTGTAGCAATTCACCCACAGACCGTACCCGACGATTCCCCAAATGGTCAATGTCATCCACACTACCCAGATCAAATTCCAAGTTGATGAGGTAGTCAATGGCAGCGAGAATATCTTCTGGGGTTAAAACACGGGTGGTATCGGGAATCGTCAGTTGCAGCTTTTTATTGAGTTTGTAACGTCCTACCCGCCCCAGGTCATAGCGTTTGGGATCAAAGAACCGAGATTCTAAAAGTTGCTGCCCACCCGAAACCGTGGGAGGCTCACCCGGCCGTAGCTTCCGGTACAATTCTAAAAGAGCATCTTCTTCAGTAAACTTGCCTTCTTTCTCAATAGTTTTTTGATAGTACTCAGGGTGGCGCATCCGCTCCATAATCTCGCCATCACTGAGTCCCAAGGCCTTGAGAAGAACGTGGGCTGAGAGTTTCCGAGTCTTATCAATCCGAACCCAAATCAAATCATTTTTGTCGGTCTCAAACTTCAACCAGGCCCCGCGATTGGGAATCAAGCTGGCATTGTAACTGCGGCGACCATTTTTATCGGTTTCCGATTTGTAATAGACCCCAGGACTACGGACAATTTGGTTAACAATAACCCGTTCCGCCCCGTTGATAATGAAAGTCCCCCGGTCGGTCATCAAAGGCAGATCGCCAATAAAGACATCCTGATCAATGATGTTGCCGTTTTCCTTGTTAATCAGCCGAGTCGGAACATACATTTGCATTGAATAGGTGGCATCCCGCCGCTTGGCTTCATCTACCGAGTATTTCGGCTGCTTTAGCTTGTAATTCTGGGCGAGGAAATGGAGCTCAATTTTGCCGGTATAGTCAGTAATAGGTGAAAAGCTGGCTAATTCTTCAATCAATCCTTCTTCTAAAAACCAACGAAAACTGGCCCGCTGAATCTCGACAAGGTCTGGAAGAGTAAAAGCGGGTGGCGTGTAAATTTGATTACTAGCCATGAATATCCTCTAGAGGGGCACGCTATGTTGCGGATCTTGCATTGTACTCTAATCAGGATCCACAGGTCAATCATTATCCTATAAAGCAGGGATTGGATTGCACCTTGTCTAGGGTATCGCATTTTAGCAGATTTAGGCAAAACCTTTCCGAATTGCCAGGCCAGGCACAGATCGTAAATAATTGTAAAGTTACTTCTCAGGCAATCATGCAGGATAGTTTGTGAACGGAAAAGTTGTCGTGGTGGTGGGTGCAACTGGAGGCATTGGCCAGGCCTTGGTTCCAGAATTAGCCAAACTCGGGACAAAGCTGGTTCTCGCTAGTCGTAATCTTGACAAACTCACGAATTTAGAGATGGCCTTGCCCCCGCAAAGCCCGGTGTTAATTCAGCCCACAGACATTACCGACTACAGCCAAGTCCAAGCTCTGATGGCCGCCGCAAAGGCAGAATTTGGCAAAATTGATGTCTTAGTCAACGCGGCTGGAGCAGGAATTCTGAAGCAATACAACAAAATTGAACCGGCCGATCTTGATACGATGCTGGATTTGAACTTGAAAGGGAACTTCTACACCAGTCAACTTGCGGCAGAGGCGATGAAGGAAACGAAGGGCGGTCATATCTGTAATGTGATTGGGATTTTGGGCAAACACTCCATGGCCATGGGGTCAGCCTATTGCGCCTCGAAATTTGGGGCAGTGGGTTTTAGTAAATGTATGGCCGATGAACTGAAGCGATTTGGGATTAAATTTACCCTGTTTTATTTCGGTGGGATTGATTCACCCTTTTGGGATCAGGTCAGCTTGAAAGTGGATCGCAGCAAAATGTTAAGTCCAACCACTGCGGCCCAGAGCATTCTATTTGCCCTGCAAGCAGAACCCCAGGCCGTGCCCATGGAAATTAACATCCAACCTGAGAGTCATTTATTTTTCTAGGGGGCAATTATTCTCTTCACGGGATTGATAACTAAGTTCCAGGGTTAATCCCACCATAAGCCCACCCCCTTATTGATCTGTAAGGACTTGATTAGGAGTGTCATCCCAAACTCTTCATTGGTAAAATCAACCCCAGCAATCAACTCAGCTAACTCTGGGGACATATCTGCGGGGGCTAGGTCTTCTACGATGGAGTCAAAACAGCCAAAGTGTTGATCAATCACGTCCGGGCAAAACTCATAAATATCTGCGGCTAGGCTCTCTAGCTCCTCAGGCAAAGTCTGAAACATCACCGTGAGGGCATCATTTTCGACATCTTGAATCTCAACCCCATATTGCTCATCCCAGGCCTGGAGTTTGGCGACAATATCATCGGTTTCAAGGTCAAAATTGGGGGCTTCGGTCTGCTGTTCATAAAGTGGGGCAAACTTGGCTGGGGTGTGAGCAGTCGGCATAGGGCGATCTCGGTTGGGACTA is from Synechococcus sp. PCC 6312 and encodes:
- a CDS encoding DNA-directed RNA polymerase subunit gamma, which encodes MPRLEQRFDYVKVALASPDRITKWGQRTLPNGQVVGEVTKPETINYRTLKPEMDGLFCERIFGPAKDWECHCGKYKRVRHRGIVCERCGVEVTESRVRRHRMGYIKLAAPVTHVWYLKGIPSYMAILLDIPLRDVEQIVYFNSYVVLNPGNHDGLSYKQLLTEEQWQEIEEQIYSEDSQLVDIEVGIGAEAIQRLLQDLDLPTEAEQLREEIAASKGQKRAKLIKRLRVIDNFIATGSRPDWMVLEVIPVIPPDLRPMVQLDGGRFATSDLNDLYRRVINRNNRLARLQEILAPEIIVRNEKRMLQEAVDALVDNGRRGRTVVGANNRPLKSLSDIIEGKQGRFRQNLLGKRVDYSGRSVIVVGPKLKMHQCGLPREMAIELFQPFVIHRLIRQGIVNNIKAAKRLILRNDPVIWDVLEDVIDGHPVMLNRAPTLHRLGIQAFEPILVEGRAIQLHPLVCPAFNADFDGDQMAVHVPLSIEAQAEARLLMLASNNILSPATGKPIVTPSQDMVLGCYYLTAENPKLVAEDRYFANFNDVVMAYQEQQLDLHAYVWVRFDGPVEDGDRSQPEIVTQSDGTTLETYQLRKRRLDAAGNLITQYIRTTPGRIIYNQTIQESLAS
- the rpoB gene encoding DNA-directed RNA polymerase subunit beta → MASNQIYTPPAFTLPDLVEIQRASFRWFLEEGLIEELASFSPITDYTGKIELHFLAQNYKLKQPKYSVDEAKRRDATYSMQMYVPTRLINKENGNIIDQDVFIGDLPLMTDRGTFIINGAERVIVNQIVRSPGVYYKSETDKNGRRSYNASLIPNRGAWLKFETDKNDLIWVRIDKTRKLSAHVLLKALGLSDGEIMERMRHPEYYQKTIEKEGKFTEEDALLELYRKLRPGEPPTVSGGQQLLESRFFDPKRYDLGRVGRYKLNKKLQLTIPDTTRVLTPEDILAAIDYLINLEFDLGSVDDIDHLGNRRVRSVGELLQNQVRVGLNRLERIIRERMTVSDTDNLSPASLVNPKPLVAAIKEFFGSSQLSQFMDQTNPLAELTHKRRLSALGPGGLTRERAGFAVRDIHPSHYGRICPIETPEGPNAGLIGSLATHARVNEYGFIETPFYPVKDGKVLKEQAPLYMTADEEDDKRVAPGDIPTDEQGYILGEVVPVRYRQDFTTTTPDQVDFVAVSPVQIISVATSLIPFLEHDDANRALMGSNMQRQAVPLLRSTRPLVGTGLESQAARDSGMVILSRTDGEVTYVAANLIKVRSPQGQEISYYLQKYHRSNQDTCLNQRPLVFAGDQVKAGQVIADGSATEGGELALGQNIMVAYMPWEGYNYEDAILISERLVQEDIYTSIHVEKYEIEARQTKLGPEEITREVPNVSEDSLRQLNETGIIRVGAYVESGDILVGKVTPKGESDQPPEEKLLRAIFGEKARDVRDNSLRVPNGERGRVVDVRVFTREQGDELPPGANMVVRVYVAQKRKIQVGDKMAGRHGNKGIISRILPAEDMPFLPDGTPVDIVLNPLGVPSRMNVGQVYECLLGWAGQNLGMRFKITPFDEMHGLEKSRETVHEKLRQAREATGHDWVFDPENPGKLQVFDGRTGEPFDRPITVGMAYMLKLVHLVDDKIHARSTGPYSLVTQQPLGGKAQQGGQRFGEMEVWALEAYGAAYILQELLTVKSDDMQGRNEALNAIVKGQSIPRPGTPESFKVLMRELQSLCLDISVKKVATAGDDDFTTVKVDPEVDLMADVMQRRAPARPTYESLNAEDLDESEV
- a CDS encoding SDR family oxidoreductase produces the protein MNGKVVVVVGATGGIGQALVPELAKLGTKLVLASRNLDKLTNLEMALPPQSPVLIQPTDITDYSQVQALMAAAKAEFGKIDVLVNAAGAGILKQYNKIEPADLDTMLDLNLKGNFYTSQLAAEAMKETKGGHICNVIGILGKHSMAMGSAYCASKFGAVGFSKCMADELKRFGIKFTLFYFGGIDSPFWDQVSLKVDRSKMLSPTTAAQSILFALQAEPQAVPMEINIQPESHLFF
- a CDS encoding DUF4253 domain-containing protein, whose translation is MPTAHTPAKFAPLYEQQTEAPNFDLETDDIVAKLQAWDEQYGVEIQDVENDALTVMFQTLPEELESLAADIYEFCPDVIDQHFGCFDSIVEDLAPADMSPELAELIAGVDFTNEEFGMTLLIKSLQINKGVGLWWD